A window of the Brassica napus cultivar Da-Ae chromosome A2, Da-Ae, whole genome shotgun sequence genome harbors these coding sequences:
- the LOC125580258 gene encoding dihomomethionine N-hydroxylase-like has translation MSMSIINPSSFTLVIFSFTLVLALAMLFLIVKKPKEQLPPGPRGWPIIGNLFHMIMNRPVHVWIHRSMEDMQTEIACFRFARVRVITVTSSEIAREVLREKHEALADRSESYSSNLISHGYKEIVFSSYGENWKLMKKMMTTKLMSPTTLNKTLGDRTLEADNIVTYVFNLPQPGCINVRDIALTYCHAVMMRMMFGQRHFDVAAEDGGLGPKEKEHMDAIYRALDCFFSFNVTDYLPFLRGWNIDNEEEEVREAVDILNRCNDPIIHERMHSWRNKGGKETEEDWLDILITLKDDQGMPLFTFDEIRAQCKDINVATIDNTMNNVEWTIAEMLNNPGILEKATTELDVVVGKDRLVQESDIPQLNYIKACSRESFRLHPANAFMPPHGARQDTTLAGYFVPKGSQILVSRLGLGRNPNIWDEPNVFKPERHLSGHVGNSMDVTLMEPEMRFVIFSTGRRGCAGTKIGTSMTIMLLARLLQGFEWTLPNDKSQVELVPADSNLFMAKPLLACAKPRLAPTLYPKIQV, from the exons ATGAGCATGAGTATCATTAATCCATCTAGTTTCACACTTGTTATATTTTCCTTTACGTTGGTCTTGGCTCTCGCTATGCTTTTCTTGATAGTCAAGAAACCTAAAGAGCAGCTTCCTCCGGGCCCACGGGGATGGCCGATCATAGGGAACTTGTTCCATATGATCATGAACCGACCGGTTCATGTGTGGATCCACCGTTCCATGGAGGATATGCAAACGGAGATAGCTTGCTTCCGCTTCGCCCGGGTCCGCGTCATCACCGTAACCTCAAGCGAGATCGCCCGAGAAGTGCTTAGAGAAAAACACGAGGCTCTTGCAGACAGATCAGAGTCGTACTCGAGCAATCTTATTAGCCATGGCTACAAAGAAATTGTTTTCTCTTCCTACGGAGAGAATTGGAAGCTGATGAAGAAAATGATGACCACAAAACTAATGTCTCCGACAACGTTGAACAAAACCCTCGGTGATAGAACACTAGAAGCGGATAATATCGTCACGTATGTTTTTAATCTCCCCCAACCAGGGTGCATTAACGTGAGAGATATTGCCTTAACGTATTGCCATGCcgtgatgatgaggatgatgttTGGCCAGAGGCATTTTGATGTAGCCGCTGAGGACGGAGGTCTCGGGCCAAAAGAGAAAGAGCATATGGACGCAATTTACCGAGCTCTAGATTGTTTTTTCAGCTTTAATGTAACGGATTACTTACCTTTTCTTAGAGGATGGAACATCGATaacgaggaggaggaggtcaGAGAAGCGGTTGATATCCTCAACAGATGCAACGACCCGATCATCCACGAGAGAATGCATTCGTGGAGGAACAAAGGCGGTAAAGAGACTGAAGAAGATTGGCTCGATATTCTCATCACCCTTAAAGATGACCAAGGAATGCCTTTGTTCACATTTGATGAGATTAGGGCTCAGTGCAAG GATATCAATGTTGCAACAATTGATAATACGATGAATAATGTGGAGTGGACGATAGCAGAGATGTTGAATAATCCTGGGATTCTTGAGAAAGCCACTACTGAATTGGACGTGGTAGTTGGTAAAGACAGACTTGTGCAAGAATCAGACATACCACAACTCAACTACATCAAAGCTTGTAGTAGAGAATCTTTCCGGCTTCACCCAGCTAATGCCTTCATGCCTCCGCACGGAGCCCGACAAGATACTACTCTTGCTGGTTATTTCGTTCCCAAAG GTAGTCAAATTCTTGTGAGCCGTCTAGGGCTTGGTCGCAATCCTAATATATGGGACGAGCCTAACGTGTTCAAGCCAGAACGCCACCTTTCTGGCCATGTTGGAAACTCAATGGACGTGACTTTGATGGAGCCTGAGATGAGGTTCGTAATATTCAGCACTGGTCGACGTGGCTGCGCAGGTACTAAAATTGGGACATCTATGACTATAATGTTGCTCGCCAGGCTTCTTCAGGGGTTCGAATGGACCCTCCCTAATGACAAAAGTCAAGTCGAGCTTGTTCCAGCGGACAGTAACTTGTTCATGGCCAAACCTCTACTCGCATGTGCGAAACCAAGGTTGGCTCCAACTTTATATCCGAAAATACAGGTCTAA
- the LOC106424858 gene encoding dihomomethionine N-hydroxylase-like gives MLFLIVKKPKEQLPPGPRGWPIIGNLFHMIMNRPVHVWIHRSMEDMQTEIACFRFARVRVITVTSSEIAREVLREKDEALADRSESYSSNLISHGYKEIVFSSYGENWKLMKKMMTTKLMSPTTLNKTLGCINVRDIALTYCHAVMMRMMFGQRHFDVAAEDGGLGPKEKEHMDAIYRALDCFFSFNVTDYLPFLRGWNIDNEEEEVREAVDILNRCNDPIIHERMHSWRNKGGKETEEDWLDILITLKDDQGMPLFTFDEIRAQCKDINVATIDNTMNNVEWTIAEMLNNPGILEKATTELDVVVGKDRLVQESDIPQLNYIKACSRVSFRLHPANAFMPPHGARQDTTLAGYFVPKGSQILVSRLGLGRNPNIWDEPNVFKPERHLSGHVGNSMDVTLMEPEMRLLQGFEWTLPNDKSQVELVPADSNLFMAKPLLACAKPRLAPTLYPKIQV, from the exons ATGCTTTTCTTGATAGTCAAGAAACCTAAAGAGCAGCTTCCTCCGGGCCCACGGGGATGGCCGATCATAGGGAACTTGTTCCATATGATCATGAACCGACCGGTTCATGTGTGGATCCACCGTTCCATGGAGGATATGCAAACGGAGATAGCTTGCTTCCGCTTCGCCCGGGTCCGCGTCATCACCGTAACCTCAAGCGAGATCGCCCGAGAAGTGCTTAGAGAAAAAGACGAGGCTCTTGCAGACAGATCAGAGTCGTACTCGAGCAATCTTATTAGCCATGGCTACAAAGAAATTGTTTTCTCTTCCTACGGAGAGAATTGGAAGCTGATGAAGAAAATGATGACCACAAAACTAATGTCTCCGACAACGTTGAACAAAACCCTCG GGTGCATTAACGTGAGAGATATTGCCTTAACGTATTGCCATGCcgtgatgatgaggatgatgttTGGCCAGAGGCATTTTGATGTAGCCGCTGAGGACGGAGGTCTCGGGCCAAAAGAGAAAGAGCATATGGACGCAATTTACCGAGCTCTAGATTGTTTTTTCAGCTTTAATGTAACGGATTACTTACCTTTTCTTAGAGGATGGAACATCGATaacgaggaggaggaggtcaGAGAAGCGGTTGATATCCTCAACAGATGCAACGACCCGATCATCCACGAGAGAATGCATTCGTGGAGGAACAAAGGCGGTAAAGAGACTGAAGAAGATTGGCTCGATATTCTCATCACCCTTAAAGATGACCAAGGAATGCCTTTGTTCACATTTGATGAGATTAGGGCTCAGTGCAAG GATATCAATGTTGCAACAATTGATAATACGATGAATAATGTGGAGTGGACGATAGCAGAGATGTTGAATAATCCTGGGATTCTTGAGAAAGCCACTACTGAATTGGACGTGGTAGTTGGTAAAGACAGACTTGTGCAAGAATCAGACATACCACAACTCAACTACATCAAAGCTTGTAGTAGAGTATCTTTCCGGCTTCACCCAGCTAATGCCTTCATGCCTCCGCACGGAGCCCGACAAGATACTACTCTTGCTGGTTATTTCGTTCCCAAAG GTAGTCAAATTCTTGTGAGCCGTCTAGGGCTTGGTCGCAATCCTAATATATGGGACGAGCCTAACGTGTTCAAGCCAGAACGCCACCTTTCTGGCCATGTTGGAAACTCAATGGACGTGACTTTGATGGAGCCTGAGATGAG GCTTCTTCAGGGGTTCGAATGGACCCTCCCTAATGACAAAAGTCAAGTCGAGCTTGTTCCAGCGGACAGTAACTTGTTCATGGCCAAACCTCTACTCGCATGTGCGAAACCAAGGTTGGCTCCAACTTTATATCCGAAAATACAGGTCTAA